The following proteins come from a genomic window of Gossypium raimondii isolate GPD5lz chromosome 5, ASM2569854v1, whole genome shotgun sequence:
- the LOC105770270 gene encoding probable WRKY transcription factor 7: MAVELMMGYDGGNSFVRRIEETALNEATTAGIQGVEELIRLMSKSQQLYNQDASSKTSSPSGSEPATELQAITDKTVKSFKKVISLLGQPRTGHARFRRAPLSHLDQEVKHQQQDARQPRQKIPESGDSSLQVAKNQVSAFKPFCSSLGHRLPPLPHNHHQSKSSSLLVPKTGLLERNETASAINFSSSPPLSDGNSFMSSLTGDNDSMHPSLSSGFQFTSPSHIPCSGKPHFSSSLKRKCNSKDDAALKCGSSSSRCHCSKKRKSRVKRVIRVPAISTKMADIPPDDYSWRKYGQKPIKGSPHPRGYYKCSSVRGCPARKHVERAMDDPMMLIVTYEGDHNHSHISDSPAPLVLESS, translated from the exons ATGGCTGTGGAATTGATGATGGGGTACGATGGTGGTAATAGTTTTGTAAGGAGAATAGAGGAAACTGCTTTGAATGAAGCTACAACTGCTGGGATTCAAGGTGTTGAAGAATTGATAAGGTTGATGTCCAAAAGTCAACAGCTTTACAATCAAGATGCTTCTTCTAAAACTTCTTCTCCGTCGGGTTCGGAGCCGGCGACGGAACTCCAAGCTATTACAGATAAGACTGTTAAGTCCTTCAAGAAGGTTATTTCTTTATTGGGGCAGCCCAGAACCGGACATGCTCGATTTAGACGTGCTCCTCTTAGTCATCTCGACCAAGAGGTGAAACACCAGCAACAAGATGCACGACAACCTCGGCAAAAGATACCAGAGTCAGGGGATTCTTCTCTTCAAGTAGCCAAAAATCAGGTGTCTGCTTTTAAGCCTTTTTGTTCAAGTCTGGGTCATAGGTTGCCTCCTCTGCCTCACAATCACCACCAGAGTAAAAGCAGTTCTCTTTTGGTGCCAAAGACTGGTCTTTTGGAGAGAAATGAAACGGCCAGTGCTATCAATTTTTCATCTTCGCCGCCTTTGTCTGATGGGAATTCTTTTATGTCTTCATTAACAGGGGACAATGATAGCATGCATCCATCTTTGTCTTCTGGTTTTCAATTCACTAGTCCTTCCCATATCCCTTGTTCTGGTAAACCTCATTTTTCTTCCTCTTTGAAGAGAAAGTGTAATTCCAAGGACGATGCTGCTCTCAAGTGTGGATCTTCCTCTAGCCGTTGCCACTGCTCCAAAAAAAG GAAATCAAGAGTGAAGAGAGTCATTAGAGTTCCAGCTATTAGCACCAAGATGGCTGATATTCCTCCTGATGATTATTCCTGGAGAAAGTATGGCCAGAAACCAATCAAAGGTTCTCCTCATCCAAG GGGCTATTATAAGTGTAGCAGCGTAAGAGGCTGCCCTGCAAGGAAACATGTAGAGCGAGCTATGGACGACCCAATGATGCTGATTGTAACCTATGAAGGAGATCACAATCATAGCCACATCTCGGATTCCCCAGCACCTTTGGTTCTTGAGTCATCTTAG